A genome region from Sphingobium sp. CR2-8 includes the following:
- a CDS encoding dihydrolipoamide acetyltransferase family protein — protein MALFTFKLPDIGEGIAQAEIVGWHVQVGDRVEEDQPIADMMTDKATVEMESPVAGTVVRLAGEPGDQISIGAMLVEIEMEGGAVAAPPPSDAVIEAETPGEAVVYDPVSQPVRPEPVEGLSLSSRSDSSTEEGGFDTLSPNGGEAKLASLHIDPILASPAVRARAKELGVDLSQVKPSGDHVRHSDLDAYLLYGQGQGYRPAGRAPKRADEAIKVIGMRRRIAENMAASKRHIPHFTYVEEIDVTALEALREQLNDHRGDRPKLTMLPLLIVALCKALPDFPMLNARYDDEAGVVTRHGSVHLGLATQTDAGLMVPVIRDAQDRNVWQLASEIRRLADAARTGKAKSDELSGSTLTLTSLGPLGGIATTPVINRPEVAIIGPNRVIERPVFRGKDIVAAKLMNLSISCDHRVVDGWDAASFVQAVRKLLEAPAFLFVD, from the coding sequence ATGGCGCTGTTCACATTCAAGCTGCCGGACATCGGCGAAGGCATCGCACAGGCTGAGATCGTCGGCTGGCACGTCCAGGTCGGCGACCGGGTCGAGGAAGACCAGCCGATCGCGGACATGATGACCGACAAGGCGACGGTCGAAATGGAAAGTCCCGTGGCGGGCACCGTGGTCCGCCTGGCGGGCGAGCCGGGCGATCAGATCTCAATCGGTGCGATGCTGGTGGAGATCGAGATGGAGGGTGGGGCTGTCGCCGCGCCGCCGCCGTCGGACGCGGTGATCGAAGCGGAAACGCCGGGGGAGGCGGTGGTTTACGATCCAGTCTCCCAACCCGTTCGCCCTGAGCCTGTCGAAGGGCTTTCCTTATCCTCGCGATCCGACTCCTCGACAGAAGAGGGGGGCTTCGACACGCTCAGCCCGAACGGGGGAGAGGCTAAACTTGCATCTCTCCATATTGATCCCATCCTCGCATCCCCCGCCGTCCGCGCACGCGCGAAGGAACTGGGCGTCGATCTCAGCCAGGTTAAGCCCAGCGGCGACCATGTCCGCCATTCCGACCTCGACGCCTATCTGCTCTACGGTCAGGGTCAGGGCTATCGCCCCGCTGGTCGCGCGCCCAAGCGCGCCGACGAGGCGATCAAGGTCATCGGCATGCGCCGCCGGATCGCGGAGAATATGGCCGCCTCCAAGCGTCATATCCCGCACTTCACCTATGTTGAGGAAATCGACGTCACGGCGCTGGAGGCGTTGCGCGAGCAATTGAACGATCATCGCGGGGACCGGCCCAAGCTGACCATGCTGCCGCTGCTGATCGTGGCCCTGTGCAAGGCGTTGCCGGACTTTCCGATGCTCAATGCGCGTTATGATGACGAAGCGGGCGTGGTGACGCGCCATGGATCGGTGCATCTGGGACTGGCGACCCAGACCGATGCGGGGTTGATGGTGCCGGTGATCCGCGATGCGCAGGATCGCAACGTCTGGCAGTTGGCGAGCGAAATCCGCCGCCTGGCCGACGCCGCGCGCACCGGCAAGGCGAAGTCGGACGAACTGTCCGGTTCCACGCTGACGCTGACATCGCTCGGGCCGCTCGGCGGGATCGCGACCACACCGGTCATCAATCGCCCGGAAGTGGCGATCATCGGCCCCAACCGCGTGATCGAACGGCCGGTCTTTCGGGGCAAGGACATCGTCGCTGCAAAGCTGATGAACCTGTCGATCAGCTGCGATCATCGCGTGGTGGATGGATGGGACGCGGCCAGCTTCGTGCAGGCTGTCCGCAAGCTGCTGGAGGCACCGGCTTTCCTGTTCGTGGACTGA
- a CDS encoding 3-methyl-2-oxobutanoate dehydrogenase (2-methylpropanoyl-transferring) subunit alpha codes for MSDPTGSGGMEGQAGRNLPPLRLHVPEPPARPGESADFTHFDIPAADAAPRPDEAARPSDMRDLAYGLIRVLDDDGAAVGAWNPKLSPETLLRMLRTMALTRAFDARMFRAQRQGKTSFYMKSTGEEAVSIGAALALSRDDMCFPSYRQQGILLARDWPLVDMMNQIYSNTGDRLKGRQLPIMYSAREAGFFSISGNLTTQYPQAVGWAMASAARGDTRIAATWCGEGSTAEGDFHSACTFASVYRAPVIMNVVNNQWAISSFSGFAGAEATTFAARAVGYGIAGLRVDGNDVLAVYAATRWAADRARANGGPTLIEHFTYRVEGHSTSDDPAAYRSAEESSLWPLGDPIARLKQHCIGLGIWDEDRHAAMDKELAELVRDAAREAEKNGILGHGLHHPMESMFEDVFEEMPRHLKEQQQQMLDEWKAAGL; via the coding sequence ATGAGCGATCCGACTGGATCAGGCGGCATGGAAGGGCAGGCGGGGCGCAACCTGCCGCCGCTTAGACTGCATGTGCCGGAGCCGCCCGCGCGGCCCGGCGAGAGCGCCGACTTCACCCATTTCGATATCCCCGCCGCCGACGCGGCCCCGCGGCCCGACGAAGCGGCCCGGCCCAGCGATATGCGTGACCTGGCCTATGGCCTGATCCGGGTGCTGGATGACGATGGCGCAGCGGTCGGTGCGTGGAACCCCAAGCTGTCGCCCGAAACGTTGCTGCGGATGCTGCGCACTATGGCGCTGACGCGCGCCTTCGACGCGCGCATGTTCCGCGCGCAGCGGCAGGGCAAGACCAGCTTCTATATGAAGTCGACCGGCGAGGAGGCGGTATCGATCGGCGCGGCGCTGGCGCTGTCGCGCGACGACATGTGTTTCCCCAGCTATCGCCAGCAAGGCATCCTGCTCGCGCGCGACTGGCCGCTGGTCGACATGATGAACCAGATCTATTCCAACACCGGCGACCGTTTGAAGGGCCGCCAGTTGCCGATCATGTATTCGGCGCGGGAGGCTGGCTTCTTCTCCATTTCCGGCAACCTCACCACCCAATATCCACAGGCGGTCGGCTGGGCGATGGCGAGCGCCGCGCGGGGGGACACCCGTATCGCGGCGACTTGGTGCGGCGAAGGATCGACGGCGGAGGGCGACTTCCATTCCGCCTGCACCTTTGCCAGCGTCTATCGCGCACCAGTCATCATGAATGTCGTCAATAATCAATGGGCTATCAGCAGCTTCTCAGGTTTTGCGGGAGCAGAAGCGACGACTTTCGCCGCGCGCGCCGTGGGCTATGGCATCGCCGGATTGCGGGTGGATGGCAATGACGTGCTCGCGGTCTATGCCGCGACGCGTTGGGCCGCCGACCGGGCGCGGGCCAATGGCGGGCCGACGCTGATCGAGCATTTCACCTATCGCGTCGAAGGGCACAGCACGTCGGACGATCCGGCCGCCTATCGCTCCGCCGAGGAAAGCAGCCTCTGGCCGCTGGGCGACCCGATCGCGCGGTTGAAACAGCATTGCATCGGCCTAGGCATCTGGGACGAGGATCGCCACGCCGCGATGGACAAGGAACTGGCCGAACTGGTCCGCGACGCCGCGCGCGAAGCGGAAAAGAATGGCATCCTCGGCCACGGCCTCCATCATCCGATGGAAAGCATGTTCGAGGATGTGTTCGAGGAGATGCCCCGGCACCTCAAGGAACAACAGCAACAGATGCTGGATGAATGGAAGGCGGCCGGGCTGTGA
- a CDS encoding DUF58 domain-containing protein, with product MGLHQSHSRGAGLEFAQYRAYEPGDELRQIDWKLYARSDKFFVREAERESPVAVWILIDASASMGQADTARPDYCRLDAAKAIAAAVADLALRQGDRFGFMALSDGGLALLPPATGARHRDRLLLDLLTISPARGFAADAQLGPLWERIGARDLVILLSDCFDEGAVALAEKLAAAGREVLVIEMLTVAERDFPFDGGYRFRDPETGEELLADGAALRTEFLARFAQARAALHARLDGAGIRHAAHMLDEPIDLPLRRLFAAHGAADHV from the coding sequence TTGGGCCTGCATCAAAGCCACAGCCGCGGCGCGGGACTGGAGTTCGCCCAATATCGGGCATATGAACCGGGCGACGAACTGCGGCAGATCGATTGGAAACTCTACGCCCGTTCGGACAAATTCTTCGTGCGCGAGGCCGAGCGCGAAAGCCCGGTAGCAGTGTGGATATTGATCGACGCCAGCGCCTCCATGGGCCAGGCGGATACCGCGCGACCCGACTATTGCCGCCTGGACGCCGCCAAGGCTATCGCCGCCGCCGTTGCTGATCTGGCCTTGCGACAAGGCGATCGTTTCGGCTTCATGGCGCTGAGCGACGGGGGGCTGGCCCTGTTGCCACCCGCGACCGGGGCGCGGCACCGCGACCGTTTGCTGCTCGACCTGCTGACCATAAGCCCAGCGCGCGGCTTTGCCGCCGACGCACAATTGGGTCCGTTATGGGAACGGATCGGCGCGCGTGACTTGGTGATCCTGCTGAGCGATTGTTTCGATGAAGGGGCGGTGGCGCTGGCAGAAAAGCTGGCCGCCGCCGGACGCGAAGTGCTGGTGATCGAGATGCTGACGGTGGCCGAGCGGGACTTCCCGTTCGACGGTGGTTATCGTTTTCGCGATCCCGAAACGGGCGAGGAATTGCTGGCCGATGGCGCGGCGCTGCGAACGGAGTTTCTCGCCCGCTTCGCGCAGGCGCGCGCAGCACTGCATGCGCGACTGGATGGCGCGGGCATCCGCCATGCCGCCCATATGCTTGACGAGCCGATCGACCTGCCGCTGCGCCGCCTCTTTGCCGCCCATGGCGCGGCGGACCATGTATGA
- a CDS encoding JAB domain-containing protein, with translation MAQRQDRAMTDRDMLLLALLDEDWRPYNIVPLRQDWRGAFGRLLDADGRWLALIQQRPVHACPKPRPDDIMLTRTLARRLRPLDMKLADHIIHAGETRFSFRSAGLL, from the coding sequence ATGGCGCAACGCCAAGATCGCGCGATGACCGATCGCGACATGCTCCTGCTTGCCCTGTTGGATGAGGATTGGCGGCCTTACAACATCGTCCCCTTGCGGCAGGATTGGCGCGGGGCGTTCGGCCGGTTGCTGGATGCGGATGGCCGTTGGCTGGCGCTGATCCAGCAGAGACCGGTCCATGCCTGCCCCAAACCCCGCCCGGACGACATCATGCTGACCCGCACACTGGCGCGGCGGCTCAGGCCGCTGGACATGAAACTGGCCGACCATATCATCCATGCCGGTGAAACCCGCTTCAGCTTCCGCTCGGCAGGCCTTTTATAG
- a CDS encoding AAA family ATPase, producing MTEISEAEIQSRLARLTTLRAAIGQAIVGQAEVVEQLLIGLLAGGHCLLEGVPGLGKTLLVRSLGEALKLDFRRVQFTPDLMPSDILGTELLEEDHGTGHRSFRFQQGPVFTNLLLADELNRTPPKTQAALLEAMQEKTVSYGGVTHRLPAPFFVLATQNPLEQAGTYPLPEAQLDRFLLHVRVDYPTEEEERAILAQTTGAKVGVVPMVMEGEEVLALQQLVRDVHFSDDLLHWVTRIVRASRPGDGAPEDIRKYVKWGAGPRAGQSLILCAKARALLHGRLSATRDDIAALAAPVMRHRLLLSFAAEAEGRGADDVVAALIRAVPLA from the coding sequence ATGACCGAAATCAGCGAAGCCGAAATCCAGAGCCGCCTGGCGCGATTGACCACATTGCGTGCGGCAATCGGCCAGGCGATCGTGGGTCAGGCGGAGGTGGTGGAGCAATTGCTGATCGGCCTGTTGGCTGGCGGCCATTGTCTGCTGGAAGGCGTGCCGGGCCTGGGCAAGACATTGCTCGTCCGATCGTTGGGCGAGGCGCTCAAGCTCGATTTCCGACGCGTCCAGTTCACGCCCGACCTGATGCCCAGCGACATATTGGGCACCGAATTGCTGGAGGAGGACCATGGCACCGGCCATCGCAGTTTCCGCTTTCAGCAAGGTCCGGTCTTCACCAACCTGTTGCTAGCCGACGAACTCAACCGCACGCCGCCCAAGACGCAAGCCGCGCTGCTGGAGGCGATGCAGGAGAAGACGGTCAGCTATGGCGGTGTGACCCATCGCCTGCCCGCGCCCTTCTTCGTGCTGGCAACACAAAATCCGCTGGAACAGGCGGGCACCTATCCCCTGCCCGAAGCGCAGCTCGACCGTTTCCTGCTCCATGTCCGGGTCGATTATCCGACCGAGGAAGAGGAGCGCGCCATCCTGGCCCAGACCACCGGCGCCAAGGTCGGCGTGGTGCCGATGGTGATGGAAGGCGAAGAGGTGTTGGCGCTCCAGCAGCTGGTGCGCGACGTGCATTTCAGCGACGACTTGCTCCATTGGGTGACGCGGATCGTGCGGGCGAGCCGCCCCGGCGACGGCGCACCGGAAGATATCCGCAAATATGTGAAATGGGGCGCAGGTCCGCGCGCGGGCCAGTCACTGATCCTGTGCGCGAAGGCGCGCGCACTGCTCCACGGTCGGCTGAGCGCGACGCGCGACGACATCGCGGCGCTCGCCGCGCCGGTGATGCGGCATCGCCTGCTGCTGTCCTTCGCTGCGGAGGCGGAGGGACGAGGCGCCGATGACGTCGTGGCCGCCCTGATCCGCGCTGTCCCCCTCGCCTGA
- a CDS encoding DUF4159 domain-containing protein — translation MTRSDFLRLMAGGLASGLLARPLAAAGGYDFWFTRLRYDSGDWDVDQRMPSNMITSLIDYTTLRVDPKEHVVALSDPRMLTAPFCYMAGHKLVEFSAAERRNFERYVRNGGFVMVDDCNHDIDGLFARSFEAQMAKIFGPKALKTLPKSHGLYRSFFKFDDGPPNTGLELNGWGDDLVHDYLKGIEVNGRLGLLYSNKDYGCEWDYDWRNKRFLAEDNTKFAVNIVMYALSV, via the coding sequence ATGACGCGCAGCGACTTTCTTCGGTTGATGGCGGGTGGTCTGGCCAGCGGGTTGCTGGCCCGGCCGCTCGCCGCTGCCGGAGGCTATGATTTCTGGTTCACCCGGCTGCGTTACGATTCCGGCGACTGGGATGTCGACCAGCGTATGCCGTCGAACATGATTACGTCGCTGATCGACTATACGACGTTGCGGGTCGACCCGAAGGAGCATGTCGTCGCTTTGTCGGACCCCAGGATGCTGACCGCCCCCTTCTGTTACATGGCGGGGCATAAGCTGGTCGAATTTTCGGCGGCCGAGCGGCGCAATTTCGAGCGCTATGTCCGCAATGGCGGCTTCGTCATGGTCGATGACTGCAATCATGACATAGACGGCCTGTTCGCCCGCTCCTTCGAAGCGCAAATGGCCAAGATCTTCGGGCCGAAGGCGTTGAAGACGCTGCCCAAGAGCCATGGCCTCTACCGCAGCTTCTTCAAGTTCGATGATGGGCCGCCCAATACCGGGCTGGAACTGAATGGCTGGGGCGACGACCTGGTCCACGACTATCTGAAAGGGATAGAAGTGAACGGGCGGCTCGGCCTTCTCTACAGCAACAAGGATTATGGCTGCGAGTGGGATTATGACTGGCGCAACAAGCGCTTTCTGGCCGAAGATAATACCAAGTTTGCGGTCAATATCGTGATGTACGCGCTGTCGGTGTGA
- a CDS encoding alpha-ketoacid dehydrogenase subunit beta, producing the protein MNMIQAINSAMDVMMERDLTVVVMGEDVGFFGGVFRATAGLQQKYGKNRVFDTPITECGIIGVAVGMGAYGLRPVPEIQFADYIYPALDQLVSEAARLRYRSAGEFIAPMTVRSPFGGGIFGGQTHSQSPEGIFTHCSGIKTVIPSTPYDAKGLLIAAIEDNDPTLFFEPKRIYNGPFDGHYDTPAKSWAGHADAQVPTGYYRIALGKARIARAGEALTILCYGTMVHVVEDTVRTLGIDAEIVDLRSLVPLDIDTIEELVKKTGRCLIVHEATRTSGFGAELMAQVQERCFYHLEAPIERVTGFDTPYPHSLEWAYFPGPVRIREAINKIMKD; encoded by the coding sequence ATGAACATGATCCAGGCGATCAACAGCGCCATGGACGTGATGATGGAGCGCGACCTGACCGTGGTCGTGATGGGCGAGGATGTCGGCTTTTTCGGTGGGGTGTTTCGCGCCACCGCCGGGCTGCAACAGAAATATGGCAAGAACCGGGTGTTCGACACGCCGATCACCGAATGCGGGATCATCGGCGTGGCGGTGGGCATGGGCGCCTATGGTCTTCGGCCAGTGCCGGAAATCCAGTTCGCCGACTATATCTATCCCGCGCTCGACCAACTCGTGTCGGAGGCGGCGCGGTTGCGCTATCGATCGGCAGGCGAGTTCATCGCGCCGATGACAGTGCGCTCGCCCTTTGGCGGCGGCATCTTCGGCGGGCAGACGCACAGCCAGTCGCCCGAAGGCATCTTCACCCATTGTTCGGGGATCAAGACCGTGATCCCGTCCACCCCCTATGATGCCAAGGGGCTACTGATCGCCGCGATAGAGGATAATGATCCGACGCTCTTCTTCGAACCCAAGCGTATCTATAACGGCCCGTTTGACGGCCATTATGATACGCCGGCGAAAAGCTGGGCGGGTCACGCGGATGCGCAGGTGCCGACCGGCTATTATCGGATAGCATTGGGAAAGGCGCGGATCGCGCGTGCGGGCGAAGCGCTGACCATCCTCTGCTATGGCACGATGGTCCATGTGGTCGAGGATACGGTCAGGACGCTGGGCATAGACGCGGAGATCGTCGACCTGCGCAGCCTGGTCCCGCTCGACATCGACACGATCGAAGAGTTGGTCAAGAAGACCGGCCGCTGCCTGATCGTGCACGAAGCGACCCGCACCAGCGGTTTCGGCGCGGAATTGATGGCGCAGGTGCAGGAGCGTTGCTTCTACCATCTCGAAGCGCCGATCGAGCGCGTCACAGGGTTCGACACGCCCTATCCGCACAGCCTGGAGTGGGCGTATTTTCCGGGACCGGTGCGTATCCGCGAAGCCATCAACAAGATCATGAAGGACTGA
- a CDS encoding TldD/PmbA family protein, which yields MGVGELVLPSMFGKVIAAEELHSAIDVAVKKALADAAMNAAKSAGASYCDVRVGRYLRQFVITRERNVENVVNTESTGVGIRVIANGAWGFAATNEMTKEAVAKAAAQAVAIAKANAPGQSAPVQLAPVKGVGEVSWRTPIVKNSMTVPIKDKVDLLMGVNAAALDAGASFIRSILFLVNEQKYFASTDGSYIDQDVHRIWAPMEVTAVDKASGKFRVREGLSAPMGLGYEYLDGAASGKTVLPNGVVVYGQSYDMKEDAVAAAKQAMAKIKAPSVKPGKYDLVLDPSHTWLTIHELVGHPLELDRVLGYEANYAGTSFATMDKLQSHFQYGSDKVNIVADKTQPGSLGAVSYDDEGVKTKKWDLIRDGKLVGYQAIRDQAHIEGKTASDGCAYADSWSNVQFQRMANVSLEPGKAKQSVADMIAGVEDGIYIIGDGSFSIDQQRYNAQFGGQLFYEIKNGKITQQVEDVAYQIRTPEFWNACAGVCDASDYRLGGSFFDGKGQPAQVSAVSHGSSTARFNGINVINTARSLG from the coding sequence ATGGGCGTAGGGGAACTCGTCCTTCCCTCCATGTTCGGCAAGGTGATTGCCGCCGAGGAATTGCACAGCGCCATCGACGTGGCGGTCAAGAAAGCGCTGGCTGACGCGGCGATGAACGCGGCCAAAAGCGCGGGCGCATCCTATTGCGACGTGCGCGTGGGCCGCTACCTGCGCCAGTTCGTCATCACCCGCGAACGCAATGTCGAAAATGTGGTAAACACCGAATCGACCGGCGTCGGCATCCGCGTGATCGCGAACGGCGCCTGGGGCTTTGCCGCCACCAATGAAATGACGAAGGAGGCAGTGGCCAAGGCGGCGGCGCAGGCCGTCGCCATCGCCAAGGCCAATGCGCCGGGCCAGAGCGCGCCGGTCCAGCTTGCCCCGGTCAAGGGCGTGGGCGAGGTCAGCTGGCGCACGCCGATCGTCAAGAACAGCATGACCGTGCCTATCAAGGACAAGGTCGATCTGTTGATGGGCGTCAACGCTGCGGCATTGGATGCCGGGGCCAGCTTCATCCGCTCCATCCTGTTCCTGGTGAACGAGCAGAAATATTTCGCCAGCACCGACGGCAGCTATATCGACCAGGACGTGCATCGCATCTGGGCGCCGATGGAAGTCACCGCCGTCGACAAGGCGAGCGGTAAGTTCCGCGTGCGCGAAGGCCTGTCCGCGCCGATGGGGCTGGGCTATGAATATCTGGACGGGGCAGCCAGCGGCAAGACCGTGCTGCCCAATGGCGTCGTCGTCTACGGCCAGTCCTACGATATGAAGGAAGACGCCGTGGCTGCCGCCAAGCAGGCGATGGCAAAGATCAAGGCGCCGTCGGTCAAGCCGGGCAAATATGATCTGGTGCTCGACCCGTCGCACACCTGGCTGACGATCCACGAATTGGTCGGCCATCCGCTCGAACTGGACCGCGTGCTGGGTTACGAGGCCAATTATGCCGGGACCAGCTTCGCCACGATGGACAAGCTGCAAAGCCATTTCCAATATGGCAGCGACAAGGTGAACATCGTCGCCGACAAGACGCAGCCGGGCAGCCTGGGCGCGGTGTCCTACGACGACGAAGGCGTGAAGACCAAGAAGTGGGACCTGATCCGCGACGGCAAGCTGGTCGGCTATCAGGCGATCCGCGATCAGGCGCATATCGAGGGCAAGACCGCGTCGGACGGCTGCGCCTATGCCGACAGCTGGTCCAACGTGCAGTTCCAGCGCATGGCCAACGTCAGCCTGGAGCCGGGCAAGGCCAAGCAGAGCGTGGCGGACATGATCGCGGGCGTCGAGGACGGCATCTACATCATCGGCGACGGCAGCTTCTCGATCGACCAGCAGCGCTATAATGCCCAGTTCGGCGGGCAGCTCTTCTACGAGATCAAGAACGGTAAGATCACCCAGCAAGTCGAAGACGTCGCCTACCAGATCCGCACGCCGGAATTCTGGAACGCCTGCGCTGGCGTGTGCGACGCCAGCGACTATCGCCTGGGCGGCTCCTTCTTCGACGGCAAGGGGCAGCCTGCGCAGGTATCCGCCGTGTCGCATGGGTCATCCACCGCGCGCTTCAACGGCATCAACGTCATCAACACCGCCCGTTCGCTCGGTTGA
- a CDS encoding AI-2E family transporter, whose translation MTATEQQEVNRRRDRLLASIALTSGIGLAIALPFALRAGSEFFLPLTAALVVAIALVPLLEWMERRGLPSAFAALLAMVGFLLVANTALVLIVVPATDWFRILPQRLPQIQANLAPVIDFYANLQRFVDETVQMLATGPVAAAQTAAVDAPRSLLQFAATSAPAAIIQMVFALLIIYFFLAGWTRLRRRTINSRGSFDGAMAVARVIQNVVDATSAYVITIAVINLCLGLAVALALWLIGMPSPLMWGGIVALLNFIPYFGPMLAAALLGLGGLMVFDDVYVALLPAALQVGFHLVEANAITPMLLGRRLTMNPLLILVSLAFWGWVWGTPGALLGVPLLIIIQTVVAAAGTPDIAGFLFEQGTLTVAPRKENDEKAESPVADG comes from the coding sequence GTGACAGCGACGGAACAGCAAGAGGTAAACCGGCGGCGCGACCGGCTGCTCGCGTCGATCGCGCTGACATCTGGCATCGGCCTGGCCATCGCGCTGCCCTTCGCCCTGCGCGCCGGGTCGGAATTCTTCCTGCCGCTCACGGCCGCGCTGGTGGTCGCCATCGCTTTGGTGCCGCTGCTCGAATGGATGGAGCGGCGCGGATTGCCTTCGGCCTTCGCGGCGCTGCTCGCGATGGTCGGCTTTCTGCTGGTGGCGAACACGGCGCTGGTGCTGATCGTCGTGCCAGCGACCGACTGGTTCCGCATCCTGCCCCAGCGCCTGCCGCAGATACAGGCGAACCTGGCGCCGGTGATCGACTTCTACGCGAACCTTCAGCGGTTCGTGGATGAAACGGTGCAGATGCTGGCGACCGGCCCGGTGGCCGCTGCACAGACAGCGGCGGTCGATGCGCCCCGGTCGCTGCTGCAATTCGCCGCGACGTCGGCCCCCGCCGCCATCATCCAGATGGTGTTCGCGCTGCTCATCATCTATTTCTTCCTGGCCGGATGGACCCGGCTGCGGCGGCGCACGATCAACAGTCGGGGCAGCTTCGACGGGGCGATGGCGGTGGCGCGGGTGATCCAGAATGTGGTCGACGCGACATCGGCCTATGTCATCACCATCGCGGTCATCAACCTGTGTTTGGGCCTGGCGGTCGCGCTGGCGCTGTGGCTGATCGGCATGCCCTCGCCCCTGATGTGGGGCGGGATCGTCGCACTCCTCAATTTCATCCCCTATTTCGGCCCGATGCTGGCTGCGGCGCTGCTGGGGCTGGGCGGGCTGATGGTGTTCGACGATGTCTATGTCGCGCTGCTCCCCGCCGCGTTGCAGGTGGGCTTTCACCTGGTGGAAGCGAACGCCATCACGCCGATGCTGCTGGGGCGGCGGTTGACGATGAACCCGTTGCTGATTCTCGTTTCGCTCGCCTTTTGGGGGTGGGTGTGGGGGACGCCGGGCGCGCTGCTGGGCGTGCCGCTGCTCATCATCATCCAGACGGTCGTGGCGGCGGCGGGAACCCCGGATATTGCTGGTTTTCTGTTCGAGCAGGGCACGTTGACGGTGGCCCCGCGCAAAGAAAATGACGAGAAAGCGGAAAGTCCCGTTGCGGACGGTTGA
- a CDS encoding TldD/PmbA family protein encodes MSILSEAQAKAILTKVVGFSKADECTAQLTGAIRGNVRFARNDVSTAGITDNIELSVQVAFGKRVGTATINQFDDAALERVVRRAEELAKLAPENPEFMPAVTKQAYKPTDTFSASTAGIDAAYRAKVATNSIGPCRTEKLIAAGYLEDQAGFVAFLNSKGNYGYQTSTSSDYTCTVRTEDGRGSGWVGHNVQDVATFKAGEDIRVAMRKASASADAKALEPGKYTVILEPAAAAGLVAFMMFFFDARSADEGRSFLSKKGGGNKLGEQVYGPQVTMFTDPAYPGAAVLPWDEEGLPRARLPIIQGGKLANMNYSRFWAQKQGKPQQAQFGNIIMEGGTKSTADLIRTTERGILVSRTWYIRMVDPQTVLLTGLTRDGTFYIENGQIKYPVKNFRFNESPVIMLNNVEEFGKPVRVKSDELDMVMVIPPMKLRDFTFTSLSDAV; translated from the coding sequence ATGAGCATCCTTTCCGAAGCACAGGCCAAGGCGATCCTGACCAAAGTCGTGGGCTTTTCCAAGGCGGACGAATGCACCGCGCAACTGACCGGGGCGATCCGGGGCAACGTGCGCTTCGCGCGCAACGACGTGTCGACCGCCGGCATCACCGACAATATCGAATTGTCGGTCCAGGTCGCGTTCGGCAAGCGCGTGGGCACCGCGACGATCAACCAGTTCGACGACGCCGCATTGGAACGCGTCGTGCGCCGGGCCGAGGAACTGGCCAAGCTGGCGCCGGAAAATCCCGAGTTCATGCCGGCGGTGACGAAGCAGGCCTATAAGCCCACCGACACGTTCAGCGCATCGACGGCCGGGATCGACGCCGCCTATCGCGCGAAAGTCGCGACCAATTCGATCGGTCCGTGCCGCACCGAAAAGCTGATCGCGGCAGGCTATCTGGAGGATCAGGCAGGCTTCGTCGCGTTCCTAAACAGCAAGGGCAATTACGGCTACCAGACCTCCACCAGTTCCGACTACACCTGCACCGTCCGGACCGAGGATGGGCGCGGATCGGGCTGGGTCGGCCATAATGTGCAGGATGTCGCAACGTTCAAGGCGGGCGAGGACATCCGCGTCGCCATGCGCAAGGCGAGCGCATCAGCCGACGCCAAGGCGCTAGAACCAGGCAAATATACCGTGATTCTGGAACCCGCCGCTGCCGCCGGGCTGGTCGCGTTCATGATGTTCTTCTTCGACGCGCGATCAGCCGACGAAGGGCGCAGCTTCCTGTCCAAGAAGGGCGGCGGCAACAAGCTGGGCGAACAGGTTTACGGGCCGCAGGTGACGATGTTCACCGACCCGGCCTATCCCGGCGCGGCGGTGCTGCCCTGGGACGAGGAAGGCCTGCCCCGTGCCAGGCTGCCCATCATCCAGGGCGGCAAGCTGGCGAACATGAACTATAGCCGCTTTTGGGCGCAAAAGCAGGGCAAGCCGCAGCAGGCGCAGTTCGGTAACATCATCATGGAAGGCGGCACCAAGTCGACCGCCGACCTGATCCGCACCACCGAACGCGGCATATTGGTGTCGCGCACCTGGTATATCCGCATGGTGGACCCGCAGACGGTGCTGCTGACCGGCCTGACCCGCGACGGCACCTTCTATATTGAGAACGGCCAGATCAAATATCCGGTGAAGAATTTCCGCTTCAACGAAAGCCCGGTCATCATGCTCAACAATGTCGAGGAATTCGGCAAGCCGGTACGGGTGAAGAGCGACGAATTGGACATGGTCATGGTGATCCCGCCGATGAAGCTGCGCGATTTCACCTTCACCTCTTTGTCGGACGCGGTGTGA